A single genomic interval of Ricinus communis isolate WT05 ecotype wild-type unplaced genomic scaffold, ASM1957865v1 Ctg44, whole genome shotgun sequence harbors:
- the LOC125369016 gene encoding uncharacterized protein LOC125369016 yields MASLGIVDSLSSASTLCHSHKRKTLILLSNPKFLPSASFLKSKKLTLVPKLKLVKPISRNSRSFPVIFAVQSNFLKVVQTAWKVGKDGIDAGTRLVPDSVPRPIARISVTIVALSVSLFVLKSVLSTAFLLWYATMGFVYFVFIALNKDQRPKGGGTGSTTSSEDPLEEARRIMEKYK; encoded by the exons atggcTTCTTTAGGCATTGTTGATAGCTTGAGTTCAGCTTCAACTTTATGCCACTCTCACAAAAGGAAAACCCTAATTCTCCTTTCAAATCCTAAGTTTCTTCCATCAGCttcctttttaaaatcaaagaagCTGACTTTGGTTCCTAAATTGAAACTTGTGAAGCCCATATCCCGCAATTCTAGGTCGTTTCCAGTTATCTTTGCTGTGCAATCTAATTTCTTGAAAG TTGTTCAAACAGCATGGAAGGTTGGGAAGGATGGTATTGATGCAGGAACTAGACTGGTCCCT GACTCTGTACCAAGACCAATTGCAAGGATTTCAGTAACAATTGTTGCACTGTCTGTTTCACTCTTTGTACTGAAGTCTGTGTTATCTACAGCATTTTTGCTCTGGTAc GCCACCATGGGATTTGTATATTTTGTCTTCATCGCCTTGAACAAAGATCAAAGGCCAAAGGGTGGTGGAACTGGAAGCACAACTTCCTCTGAAGACCCTTTAGAAGAAGCAAGAAGAATAATGGAGAAGTACAAGTAA